The nucleotide window TACGCCATGTTCACACCTTCGACAGGCCGTTGAACCCCTAACCTAACCCTGTCTGACTTGATCCGGTGCTCTTCCACCCTTCCCCCATCCGgctggttaaaaaaatatatatgtgtcccAGCAGATGCAAAATACTACCAAGCCACTCATAAATATTTACATTCTCCAGCAAGctatatttatttttgctttactGTTTCTATATGGACGTCTGCCACTTGGAAAAGTATAGTAAAATGGACACCAGTGAACATGTCATATTGAAATCACTAACAAGATGGCAGctgtgcatacatgcatgcatatgaGTCATGCCATATGCTTACACATGTGGATTCACAGTGCAAAAAACAAGACTGCTGCTTTGGTCAACCCACAAGTCTGAACAAAAGGAACAAGGCACACTAATATCATCTAGACCCATCACTTCAATGAAATGAGAAAACTGACAACAGAGTATCAATAAGCACATTCTTGTAATGAACAAAAATAGTTGTTTGGTGAATATATTCAGCACAAAGGCATAATGCCCTATATGTATGGATATGTTGGCCTACTCACAGAGACAATCTGTTGTGGTATAACTTAAAAGTGTGTTGTCTTTAGAAGCTAAATAGTGTGCCTTGCAATATCAGAGTTGTTTATGTAAAGCAAAGAAAATGCTTTGATATCTTTCACAATTTAGCATATCATAATGGCAACAGTTTAAAAATAGGAAACTTGTCATACTTACATTTGAAGTTGGGCCTGATGGAGCATACTGCCCTGGTGCTGGATAAGATCCGGGAGGACCAGAAAACtggcctggtggtggaggaccccatgtcccaggtggaactgaacccCAGGGTACTGCAGGTGCAACCCCAGATGGCTGGGAGTATGGCCCTGTGGTTGGATAAGGCAGGTTTGGTGCTGGATACTGCCCTCCCATAGAGGACCCATATGGCCCAGATGGCATGGTGCCCCATGGCCCAAGAGGTGAAGGGGCAGCTGGATCTGTTTGCCCAAACGGCCTGGGAGGAACTGGGAATGGAGCACTCGGTGTAGGATATGGCATAGTAGGGGCAGAAGAAGGCCCAGATGGAGCTGGATATGAACTAGGGGGCCCAGGTGGAGCAGGATTTGGATAGGATCCTGGTGCGCCTCCAGGGGCTGATGGGTAAGGCCCAACAGGGGCAGAAGGATAAGGCCCAACAGGGGCAGAAGGATAAGGACCAGCAGGTGCAGAGGGATACTGTCCACCAGGTCCTGGTGGGTACTGTCCGCCAGGCCCAGAAGGATATTGTCCAGTAGGACCAGACGGATACTGTCCAGCAGGACCAGACGGATACTGTCCAGCAGGACCAGACGGATACTGTCCAGCAGGACCAGATGGGTATTGTCCAGCAGGAGCAGTCGGGTGCTGCCCAGCAGGTCCAGAGGGGTGCTGCCCAGCAGGTCCAGAGGGGTGCTGCCCAGCAGGTCCAGAGGGGTGCTGCCCAGCAGGGTGCTGTCCAGCAGGTCCAGAGGGGTGCTGTCCAGCAGGTCCAGGTGGATATTGTCCAGGTGGATGCTGTCCAGCAGGTCCAGGAGGGTACTGCCCAGCCGGTCCAGGGGGATGTTGTCCAGCCGGTCCAGAAGGGTATGGTGCAGCAGGATAAGGGCCAGTTGGGGTTGGTCCATATGGCGCATTTGAagatggtgcagtaggtgcaggcACTTGTGTCCCAGAAGATGGGGGAGCAGTTGGTGTATTTCCCCAAGCATTAGAACCTGGCCAACTCTGGGGCTGCGGATCATTTCTTGGGTTGCTTATGTTTGTGGGCTTTGTAGATGAAGAATCTGGTAAAGCATCTGCCAactaagataaaaaataaaaaataaacattttaatagatATAAAATGACTGTTTAAAAGAACAAGTATTTTAAAAATGCGAACTTTGCACAGGAATGCGAGTATACTACCAACTCTAATTTTCTTGCTGTAAAAAGACTGCATTCCGATACACTAAACAGAGGTCATGTGAACGAAGGCAACAACCATCAAAGAGcaacactgtaaaaaaacaaaacaaaaaaaaaacgactgTATTCCATTTAACTTACATAAATGGATGGCAGATTATAAAATATCAGCCTCAACCGGAGGCAACAGCAACATGACCAAAAGAACACTGAAATGGCACAATGCATTTTTTTGTTAAAGAGGCAGCCAATGCGCGTtgtatgctttcttttttttttttaactcaattcaattcataaaTTCATAGTTTCTCTTTGTGCCCAATtcagaaaaaagagaaattaaacaCTAAGGTTGTCAATCTTGCAGCAATGTAGATCACTCATTTTTAAGATTTGGTTCAAGTTTAATAGGATTAAGCCTGTTAACCACACCCCTCATAGCCACACCAATTTGGAAGATGTTCCCTCCCCTAATCTCATTGAACAAGAATTAACTCAAAGCAAATTTCTAACCTGTGAGGAATGAGTCGGGAGGAGTTTATGATAACTCATTTGTTGGCATTAACAACTTCACAGAACATTCCCACTCTGCAACATCCACACTCCATTCTTGGTCAACGGTTTAATCACACGAAAATCAGTTTAAGAGTGTGAAATCATATTTTGTGAATTAGAAAAGTGCACTTTTACTTAAGCACACAACATGTGGAAGTCAGACATATGTGCAAATACTGTTGCGTCTCGGACCCTTCATAAAGGCTGTAAGATATCCTCTTGCAAAAGAGGGACACAATTCTCAAGTAATATTCTAAAAAAGTCTCTCTCCAAACCAACAGCGCACATACTTTCTTTATCCTACAAATTGCCCTTCATGCAGTCTGTACAAGTTCAGTCAATCAATTTCCTTTATTTCAGTAGTAAATTCCATAAAACAGGTCAGaacttcacaaaataaaaaaaaaatgaataaaaaaaaacaaacaaaaaaaacacacaaattgatTTAACAGGTAAAAAAACAAAAGCCAATTTTAATTAAGATGCTAGAATTGAGAAAATAAGCATGCAATTTAAAAGAgtcttcattcactcattcatattGCAGAGGCTTTGTCATATAATTTAAGTTACAATCAATTTGTCATAGTTCTAAAATTACTTTATGTGATAACATGTAAGCATCTGTAGTGAATAATCTAAAattcctcttcaaatgctttgtgaATAAAGGTCTCTAGATCAAAAAAATGTAGGATTTGCATTTATGTTGAATCATCACTTTAGGTAGAGAGAATGATCCTGCTGTTGAGCACTCTCTCTAAAATGTGCTTTTCACTAGGTCATTATTCCTACTCCTAAGGTCGGACATCTCCCTCAAGTCTGTTAAACTAATACCGGCGAGATTTTCCAAAGCAAtttctttttcattaaaatattcttcTGAGATTATCTTTGCAGATCCCAATCTCTAATGGCGCATCATTGTAGTTACCTAgcctcttaaccccttagctgctgggcctttcccccccccagtgctgagcccttttttggctatttggggtagttcgcgcttagggcttcataactttttgtccacataagctaaccacgccaaatttgcgtcctttttttccaacatcctagggattctaatggtacccagagttggtggtttcacctggaggagaccaagaaaatagccaaaatacagtgaaaatttatttttttccaaaaaaatgggaaaaaagggctgccgaagaaggcttgtggttttttccctgaaaatgccatcaacaaagggtttctggtgctgaaatcactatcttcccacctttcaggaacgggcagacttgaatcagaaaaccaaatttttcaacacaaatttggcattttactgggacataccccatttctactatatttggtgctttcagcctccttccagttagtgacaggaatgggtgtgaaaccaatgctggatcccggaatgctaaacatttctgaaaactagacaaaattctgaattcagcaaggggtcatttgtgtagatcctacaaggttttcctacagaaaataacagctgaaataaaaaaatattgaaattgagctgaaaacaacagccatttttctttatgttttactctgtaactttttcctgcgatgtccaatttctgaaagcaatataccgttttgtctgctggactcttctggttgcggggatataaagggcttgtaggttcatcaagaaccctaggtacccagagccaataaatgagctgcaccctgcagttggttttcattctatacttggtatacagcaattcatttgctgaaatatgaagagtgaaaaagaggtatcaagaaaacctttgcatttccaaaatgggatcaagataaggttttgaggagcagtggttatttgcacatcgctgaattccgaggtgcccatactagcatgtgaattgcagggcatttctcaaatagacgtcttttttacacactctcttatatttggaaggaaaaaatgtagagaaagataaggggcaataacacttgttttgctattctgtgttcccccaagtctcccgataaaaatgatacctcacttgtgtgggtaggcctagtgcccgcgacaggaaatgccccaaaacacaacatggacacatcctattttttttatagaaaacacagctgttttttccaaagtgcctacctgtagattttggcctctagctcagccggcacatagggaaacctaccaaacctgtgcatttctgaaaactagagacctaggggaatccaaggaggggtgacttgcggggctcggaccaggttctgttacccagaatcctttgcaaacctcaaaaagtggctaaaaaaacaagttttcctcacatttcggtgacagaaagttctggaatctgagaggagccacaaatttccttccacccggcattcccccaagtctcccgataaaaatgatacctcacttgtgtgggtaggcctagcgcccgcgacaggaaactccccaaagcgcaacgtggacacatccacatttttggaagaaaacagaggtgttttttgagaagtgcctacctgtagattttggcctctagctcagccggcacctagggaaacctaccaaacctgtgcatttctgaaaactagagacctagggcaatccaaggaggggtgactcgcggggctcggaccaggttctgttacccagaatcctttgcaaatctcaaaaagtggctaaaaaaacaagttttcctcacatttcggtgacagaaagttctggaatctgagaggagccacaaatttccttccacccggcgttcccccaagtctcccgataaaaataatacctcacttgtgtgggtaggcctagcgcccgcgacaggaaacgccccaaagcgcaacgtggacacatcaaaattttgggaagaaaacagaggtgttttttgagaagtgcctacctgtagattttggcctctagctcagccggcacctagggaaacctaccaaacctgtgcatttctgaaaactagagacctagggcaatccaaggaggggtgactcgcggggctcggaccaggttctgttacccagaatcctttgcaaacctcaaaaagtggctaaaaaaacaagttttcctcacatttcggtgacagaaagttctggaatctgagaggagccacaaatttccttccacccggcgttcccccaagtctcccgataaaaatgatacctcacttgtgtgggtaggcctagcgcccgcgacaggaaacgccccaaagcgcaacgtggacacatccaaatttttggaagaaaacagaggtgttttttgagaagtgcctacctgtagattttggcctctagctcagccggcacctagggaaacctaccaaacctgtgcatttctgaaaactagagacctagggcaatccaaggaggggtgactcgcggggctcggaccaggttctgttacccagaatcctttgcaagcctcaaaaagtggccaaaaaaacaagttttcctcacatttcggtgacagaaagttctggaatctgagaggagccacaaatttccttccacccggcgttcccctaagtctcccgataaaaatgatacctcacttgtgtgggtaggcctagcgcccgcgacaggaaatgccccaaaacagaacgtggacacatcaaattttttcatagaaaacagtgcctacctgtggattttggcctctagctcagccggcacctgggaaacctagcaaaccagcacatttttgaaaactagaaacccaggggaatccaagatgaggtgacttgtggggctcggaccaggttctgttacccagaatcctttgcaaacctcaaaatgtggctaaaataccacgttttccacacatttcggtgacagaaagttctggaatctgaggggagccacaaatttccttccacccagcgttcccccaagtctcccgataaatatgatacctcacttgtgtggttaggcctggtgcctgcgtcaggaatagatcacacaacggtcaatgttggtccttacgtgaggcagctgttgaccctggggtgatccattcctgacacaggcactaggtgtaggcactcaagtggggtagtgtttttatcaggacaggtgaggagtcactgggtggtaggaatgttgtggatcccagcatattcctgtagtttgtgtgacagaaatgcgagaaaaatagagttttttttcaacatttcagctttgcagggtattctgggtaagaaaactttggggaatccacacaagtcacacctctgtggactcccccgaatgtctagtttccagaaatgtttgggtttagtgtgtttctctatatggccgccgaatccaggaccaaaaacacaggtgcctgccttacaaaaccagtttgttttgccatagacaattttgatgtctccacaatatgatttgggtggtggaatttggggctgaactaaattggtgagctcccaagagagcactctctctctgcttgccgccgcattcacctgctctctgggttggcctaacccactattacccagttgcacgaacagcttgcgaagggacagcaggactgtcctcatcacctccctcataatgtactggaagaggagttttcgaatgggactcctctgactgaaaaatcactcccagagtctgcgccattgtcctatccctcagatgctgtctcagtatctgatgtctcagtctctgatcctatgtcagagcggtcctctataacccgagtgcaggcagcagtcatccatcaagatgccatctctgctattggctaaactgttgctctaaaacactagcctacgtagacagtcacaaaatcgatggtgtgtgtgagatacgtgcaacagtagaggccaccttacctgcgcttcttccctcaatcagcacgtactttcaagacactcaaaaaacaccttgtcacataccattcgtcacagtctttagcacctcctgtgcccagtccatcattcattattggtgctcccactccctcctcctcggattccctcattaccacccagcaaaagtgcccttcatctctccatagacattactaatgtactcagctatttacataaaatacagatgtgctctttgcagtaggcatataaaccttctgcgcttctttatggcactaaaactgccactagacaagtcggacccttttccccccagggaaaccacacacatattgacaaaagtgatgtatatatgacagccaaccacctgaaactcaactcaagcaaaactgaaataatcctctttggccctcaccaaaaaaacctgggaccccccatggtggcccaccacgctaggccctgcacccacccccgccaactacgcacgcaacctcagcatcatcctagactcctccctctctatgacccaacaaatcaacgctcttacctcctcatgcttcaacaaactctgtatactgaaaaacattcaaatggatccccacagagaccagaaaaactgtcactcacgcactcatcagcagcaggcttgattacagaaacgccctctacgccggcaccactctaaaactcaagtgcaaactacacgcatccagaactcagcagcacgactcatcctcgacctccaccgacacgaacacatctctccacacctcaaatccctccactggctccccattgacaaaaggatcaccttcaagatcctcatcctcacacacaaatcactccacaacacaggccctgcctacctcaacgagagtcaccttccacacccccacacaaaacgtccgttcagctgacctctctctcgcctctgacccccgcatcaaacacaccaccaccgggggcagatccttctcctacattgcacccaaaacatggaacgcactcacaacccacattcgcaagacccaaaacctacttcttttcaggaagggcctcaaaacctggctttttgaacagtgaacctcctagcccctttccctccacccccagcgccttgagaccctcacaggtgagtagcgcgctttataaatctctttgatacagatctacctatatatatatatatatatatatatatatatatatctacatagatatatctatagatatatccatgtacctagatatatctatctacatagatatatatatatagatatatacatatatattttttttagttgttgtatggtttccttgggggacaaaatggcccccagggaaaccctaaaaacatctaaaaaaaaaattgcccccacagggggccaccctgcccacgggcgaccccctgtcatttcattttttttttttgaagaaaaaaaaaaatcccctgggggggggggggcgcgatcgcacttaagaggttaatctCTCTCCCATTTGTTTTGTTATTTATACTTAATAAAGCGCATGTTCAACAACAGTTTCTTGGGGTTGAAGTATGCAGAGGAATATCATTAGACAGTTGGAAACTGATTAACCAAATATAAGTTTTTCCATTAGAGTGGAAACTCTGTTTCAAATTGCAAGTAGTCAGGGAGGGAGGTCCACAGAATGAGAGCCTGTACAGCGAAACTCCAACCtctcaaacatttttcaaaatatttgtggATAATCAGAGAGTTGGGTTTCACTTGTAAGCATTAAAAACATGACAACCGTCATTTTGTCTGTGTCCGGCTACTTCTTGATCCATTTTACAATACATTCTACAGTGATAGTGGAGCCGTTTACATTTGGAAGTAGGACAACTATTCTCAGGGTAGCAGCTCTGAAGATTTCCAGCTAACAAGTGCCCTCATTAGCCTCTTTGATCAAAACGGTAACACTTCCAATTTCAAGTAAATTAATTCAATATGGAATATTCTGTTCAATGTAATTGAGAAGCAGTCCTTGAAGTGGCCTTTTCTATTCACTGCATCATTTTGATGAGGTCTGTCTGAAATGAAGGCAGAGGCAACACCAAACGAAATATGAATGTGTATTTCTGACTTTAGCTTTCACTCACACAAAGTAAAGCAGATTTCTTATCTTAATATGTCTAAACTTGCAAAGGTGTcagaatacataaaaaataaaaatataaatagaagGTACAGGTAACTGATCGTGAACACAGTTCTGCGCACTGGCTAGGAGACTTAGCACCGTGCCAGACAATGGGTGAATTCATTTTCTAATCTTTCCACACTAGACTCTGCAATTTAGAGGGCACATTTATTTAGGTCCGATTCTGTGAAAAACCTTCTCAACCCAAAAGacttgaaaatgacggagcatatGCGCATCTCTCGCGAGATATGGACTAATCGTGAACCCTCTGAAAACACTATTCTAAAGTGCCAACAGTGTTCTCCTTTTTCCGACTCATCATAGTTTTGTGCCTGCGTTTTGGCAAAATTGGGACTCCAGCTCTCTCATTCCCACTAAAGGGGAGGCTTTCTGTCCCAAGTTTCCTTACTACTTGGATCTAGAGGAAAAACCCTACATGTGGATCAAGGAGCTTATTTAAAATTTGGCTGGATGTGACCACTACTTTAAGTTGTAAAAATGTCCCATCCAGAggtgtcaggaataagaccatgcgcggtccaggtcctgcccgaaactccgATACGCGGCTCTAcagcgctttctgcgcaccacttgtcatcccctcttgctcaaAAGGTGGCCAACAGCGTTGTCTGCCctttggcaaagctcatagagctgcaggttcagtacattggtggacaagatgcacttatcagtgctattctatgaagggactacaattcccatgtttttagaggcagcagccattttggggtgtggcaggcctataaagcccagccacacccaagcacgttgctcactattttgaagactttgatgcagccagacctcgtgggggttactctggagaagagcagagttcctgaacggcagagtgtcatccaattgAAGTATCTtagtttccatggtgcattcaaaacgagtaggtcgtactcgtagtggtaaggccttgatgaatccaagtttggaggaagtcgttacttccaaaaggtaaacgtgccccttagcataacgtgcaaagcgttttcagtttctaaAGTACAGcggtcttggcacggcaattctggtgcttcagttcacagatgtaaatcacgcttggcacggcaattcaggcgcttcagttcacagatgtaaagcgtccttggcacggaaaacaaagcgcttcagttcacatgagtaaggcgcccttggcacgccattcaaagcgcttcagttcacaggaagtaaagtgcccttggcacagcattcaaagtgcttcaattcacacgaagtaaagcgcccttggcacagcattcaaagcgcttcagttcacacgaagtaaagcgcccttggcacagcattcaaagcgcttcagttcacaggaagtaaagcacccttggcacagtgaatgcaagagttgagacccttatggaatagagacgcctttgtttattccataagggtctcatcacttgcattcacggagacgcctttgtctaagtgtataattgaatgttaatgctgttatgaacaagtatatacatacatgcttaaccgttttttcttttcagatttgtctccctgctgttccctaccctaattcccttcccccaactggcttcaccataactctgtgctataacagctttctgagttggtgatgccggaaggtgggccttttgttcggcggcgtgcagatcctgaggaaaggacactgtgacaggagGGGGAACAGCAGGCTTTCCTGTAGCAGAGATTCAGCTGGCTCCAGCATAATTAACTCTTGACATGGCAAGCCTGCCGCTGCTGGGCTGAGAGGTTACAACGATGGCCGCATGAGTTGTTTAGGACAGGCAACTGTCACTGGATTTACATGTCGGGGACAGCCATGAGAGGGATAGCAGAGTCTGTCACGGAAAACACACAATGGCTTCCATTTGAATGGGCTAAATTCCCTGAGCCCCAAGGCCATttatgtctatttttcagaaacacATCCGTGCTTTTGGGGTACTATGTTGGTTTGTTTCTGAAATAAAATATCAGACAGGACAAAAAAAAcccaagcacttgcaatacaataggtcacgcatttgcttgagttaaagctattgctATTATAGATTGAtaaattgacttttcttgccacataaattggtcaacactgcctcataatttggtcttttcctgccacataattccagtggccctggatataatTAAACCAGTTCCATTTACCTTCagcagtgcttgcacgctgctatgctcgacctaaaaagccacCCCAGGTGCCATACAAATTTATTTCATACAAGCCCATCTTTGTAGTGTGATGCTGTATACTTTGGTAGGTACCGCTTTTCATAAGCATACCTTGAAAAAAATCACGTGCCAGACAAACAGTATCAAAAAGTGACAAGTATTTCTTAACCCGGAAGATTGCATAGAAACAGTTGTATCCATTTTTTACATTAGTTCTAATTCTGCTCGATAAAACCCCAttataatttgtaaaacaaaagagaaagattTTAGAAACTGTATTGAGGTGCCATTAATCGATTCGGTCACTGAAGTACATTCCATGTAGATACTAAATGCACTGCTACTCAGTCGCACAAAACACTAAGAAGCTTACATACCACACTGTGCAGATTCCAGCACTAAAGAGCACTAGCTGCTATTGTGACGTTATCACATTTCCCAATATGAACTACACAGTAAATACATGGGGATTGGTATTAACACTGCTCCATTCCAATACTTAAAACTGGTCACAAAACCATCTTCCCCACAAAGTCTAACCCACAAAATCAATCTGTCCTTAACACTGTCTCAACCCTAAAAATATTGCTCCCAGGTTTACTCCTAAACAAACAAACCGTCAATGAAAGCTTAGCCATAAACCAGTTCTTCACAAGTTTGTATAGAATACCCACTGTCTAGACGTCCCCTAGTAGTTCAACAAAACTGCACAACCAAAACCTAGTCCTGACGTTGGCTAAAACACAGACATGCAACACATTTGTCAAACCAAGAGAGTCATTAATTTACCACCCCATTGATGCTTGCATAAAGGCTGATATCTTTTGATcactgtctcccaataaaaacggtacaaGTACTCAAATGTATCTTTGCTGCAGTACCCCAAAACTGAACGCCCCCCGCaaagtagatacaccaacataaaagcagcttttaaaaaacaaatcttaacCCCTTCACCCTCCCGTACATTCTCAAAACCCAAGGGTTAATCATGGCTCTGCTGTGCCCAACACAGGAACTTACATTGGTCGCTTCTCTTCAGCTCTGACTGCTCCTGTTATGTAAACATTACTCAGAAAGAGAAAACCCAAGCGCAAAGGACACTGGGATATAGAAGAGGTTGTGTTACAGCCAGTTGCAAGTGCATATTTGATGACGTCAGTGGTTGGCAGCGTAGTTCGTAACGATTCTGCCCATCTTTTGGATGGAGGAGTATTTATCAGAAGTGCAATGGTAACAGTTGTTGGGAACAAGCAGCGGCACAAGAAGGATCACAGCAATGACGGGAGGGAGGGGGTGAGAGCGAGGAGGCAACAGATGGCCAAGCAAATGTGACGAGGTGagcgcaagaatgctctgcaatgaaaagggaagctttgccAAACACAAGCAGGAAGCGAAGGAAAAAAAGGCCCCCAAACAACAGATGAACATGACAAAGCGGAATTATATAGTAGCTGGTCCCTGCTCCCAAGCATGACTGGCCACTGGCaaccaaggatttttaaatgacactgaaacaagcaaattaaatgcctttaagcccacagaagaagtatacttaaatgtATACAAGAGGACGCCTGCTTACGCTCACCCTAAAAAGACATGAATCTGCACATAAATTGGTGGTAGGACTCCACTATGTACAACACCTTATAGGCCTTATAAAAGGTCATGTAGTGCTCTGTTATATTTTCATTTAGTCTGCATTTGGATGTTGAGTGTATGAGAAGTTAATGGATTAGGCTGCTGTTTCAACCAACCTCCAAATTATACTTGTTCTGCCTACATACGACACACAAACCCAACTCAATCTCCAGCTATAGCCCCTAACCAGCTTACATGTCTCATCCACATACTTTTAAATCAATGGATTCTTCAAGTCTTCTGCCTCAGCTGGGAGTTTTGTTGCATGCCTtcactatatggtttgtgtaggaagttggctctgtatgcactatttcaaagtaaggaatagtatgcacagagtccaagggttccccttagaggtaagatagtggcaaaaagagataatactaatgctctattttgtggtagtgtgg belongs to Pleurodeles waltl isolate 20211129_DDA chromosome 9, aPleWal1.hap1.20221129, whole genome shotgun sequence and includes:
- the MAPK1IP1L gene encoding MAPK-interacting and spindle-stabilizing protein-like; translation: MTGSNFESKMSGADEFSLADALPDSSSTKPTNISNPRNDPQPQSWPGSNAWGNTPTAPPSSGTQVPAPTAPSSNAPYGPTPTGPYPAAPYPSGPAGQHPPGPAGQYPPGPAGQHPPGQYPPGPAGQHPSGPAGQHPAGQHPSGPAGQHPSGPAGQHPSGPAGQHPTAPAGQYPSGPAGQYPSGPAGQYPSGPAGQYPSGPTGQYPSGPGGQYPPGPGGQYPSAPAGPYPSAPVGPYPSAPVGPYPSAPGGAPGSYPNPAPPGPPSSYPAPSGPSSAPTMPYPTPSAPFPVPPRPFGQTDPAAPSPLGPWGTMPSGPYGSSMGGQYPAPNLPYPTTGPYSQPSGVAPAVPWGSVPPGTWGPPPPGQFSGPPGSYPAPGQYAPSGPTSNQYR